The following coding sequences lie in one Stenotrophomonas rhizophila genomic window:
- the pilH gene encoding twitching motility response regulator PilH, protein MARILIVDDSPSQLLGIQRIVEKLGHEILTATDGAAGVEAARAQLPDLVLMDVVMPNLNGFQATRTLARDASTKHIPVILVTTKDQDTDRMWGMRQGAKAYITKPFSEDELSEVLERVFSNQEPPTA, encoded by the coding sequence ATGGCACGCATTCTGATCGTCGACGATTCACCGTCGCAGCTGCTGGGGATACAGCGCATCGTCGAAAAGCTCGGGCACGAGATCCTGACCGCCACCGATGGCGCGGCCGGGGTGGAAGCGGCCCGGGCGCAACTACCCGATCTGGTGCTGATGGATGTGGTGATGCCCAACCTCAACGGTTTCCAGGCCACCCGCACGCTGGCCCGCGATGCGAGCACCAAGCACATTCCGGTGATCCTGGTGACCACCAAGGACCAGGACACCGACCGCATGTGGGGCATGCGCCAGGGGGCCAAGGCCTACATCACCAAGCCGTTCTCCGAGGACGAACTGTCTGAAGTGCTGGAGCGGGTCTTCAGCAACCAGGAACCGCCGACGGCGTGA
- a CDS encoding YhdH/YhfP family quinone oxidoreductase, whose protein sequence is MPLPAPFNAFRIHQDEHGHRSGIEAIGLDQLNPGEVVIRAQWSSVNYKDALAGTGKGRILRRFPLVGGIDVAGTVVASTDPAYREGDAVLATGCGLSETRDGGYSQYVRLAASAVIAQPAGLTPREAMVLGTAGFTAALALLRMTDNRLTPSHGPLAVTGATGGVGSLAVDIFSLAGFEVHAISGKADQADYLHGLGASQVLPREALATGKPMESARFGGGLDNAGGPMLASLLAQTVPYGSVVSAGLAASPALDMTVMPFIIRGVSLLGVSSAAAPRALREQVWEKLAGDWKPRHLEAICTREVGLDGLADVFDAMLAGGAVGRTVVRID, encoded by the coding sequence ATGCCCCTGCCCGCCCCCTTCAACGCCTTCCGCATCCACCAGGACGAGCACGGCCACCGCAGCGGCATCGAGGCGATCGGCCTGGATCAGCTCAACCCGGGCGAGGTGGTGATCCGCGCGCAGTGGTCGTCGGTGAACTACAAGGATGCCCTGGCCGGCACCGGCAAGGGCCGCATCCTGCGCCGCTTCCCGCTGGTGGGGGGCATCGACGTCGCCGGCACGGTGGTGGCCTCCACCGACCCGGCCTACCGCGAGGGCGATGCGGTGCTGGCCACCGGCTGCGGGCTCAGCGAGACCCGGGACGGCGGCTACAGCCAGTACGTGCGGCTGGCCGCGAGCGCGGTGATCGCCCAGCCGGCCGGGCTGACCCCGCGCGAGGCGATGGTGCTGGGCACCGCCGGCTTCACCGCCGCGCTGGCGCTGCTGCGCATGACCGACAACCGGCTGACCCCCTCGCATGGCCCGCTGGCGGTCACCGGGGCCACCGGCGGGGTCGGCTCGTTGGCGGTGGACATCTTCAGCCTCGCCGGCTTCGAGGTGCATGCCATCAGCGGCAAGGCCGACCAGGCCGACTACCTTCACGGGCTGGGCGCCAGCCAGGTGTTGCCGCGCGAGGCGCTGGCCACGGGCAAACCGATGGAATCGGCGCGCTTCGGCGGCGGCCTGGACAATGCCGGTGGCCCCATGCTGGCCAGCCTGCTGGCGCAGACGGTGCCTTACGGCAGCGTGGTCAGCGCCGGTCTGGCGGCCAGCCCGGCGCTGGACATGACGGTGATGCCCTTCATCATCCGCGGCGTGTCACTCCTGGGGGTGTCGTCGGCGGCTGCACCGCGCGCGCTGCGCGAACAGGTGTGGGAAAAACTCGCCGGCGATTGGAAGCCGCGCCACCTGGAGGCCATCTGTACGCGCGAAGTGGGCCTGGACGGATTGGCCGACGTGTTCGACGCGATGCTTGCGGGCGGCGCAGTGGGTCGCACGGTGGTGCGGATCGACTGA
- the hflK gene encoding FtsH protease activity modulator HflK — translation MAWNTPGGNKGGQGPDENRRGPFGPRGGGNGSGWGGFPGPLKDLFDGNILRWVAVAVVLLLLFSSFQLIGEQQRGVVLRFGQFSRILQPGPNFKLPWPIESVTKVNATQIKTFSSQVPVLTRDENIVNVSVNVQYRIDDPRLYLFGTVAADQVLEQSAQSAVREQVGRADLNAVLNNRGPLALVAQERLQAALKAYRTGLAVTGLTLPDARPPEEVKPAFDEVNGAQQVKERLINEAQAYAAKVVPEARGQASRARTTAEGYKQAAVAKAEGDAERFTLLQAQYKDAPEVTRKRLWLETVQQVLGQNRKIIGGDGRQLIYVPMPGDTRGAAAPAAPAVTPEVMLPSLPASTPVDGVRNTERPTTRPTGREGVSR, via the coding sequence ATGGCCTGGAATACACCCGGCGGCAACAAGGGCGGACAAGGTCCCGACGAGAACCGACGAGGGCCGTTTGGCCCGCGCGGTGGCGGCAATGGCAGCGGTTGGGGCGGTTTTCCCGGCCCGCTCAAGGATCTCTTCGATGGCAACATCCTGCGTTGGGTGGCGGTCGCGGTGGTTCTGCTGCTGCTGTTCTCCAGCTTCCAGCTGATCGGCGAACAGCAGCGCGGCGTGGTCCTGCGCTTCGGCCAGTTCTCGCGGATCCTGCAGCCCGGCCCCAACTTCAAGCTGCCCTGGCCGATCGAATCGGTGACCAAGGTCAATGCCACCCAGATCAAGACGTTCAGCAGCCAGGTGCCGGTGCTGACCCGTGACGAGAACATCGTCAACGTCTCGGTCAACGTGCAGTACCGCATCGACGACCCGCGCCTGTACCTGTTTGGCACGGTGGCCGCCGACCAGGTGCTGGAGCAGTCCGCGCAGAGCGCGGTCCGCGAGCAGGTGGGCCGTGCCGACCTCAACGCCGTCCTCAACAACCGCGGCCCGCTGGCGCTGGTTGCCCAGGAACGCCTGCAGGCCGCACTGAAGGCCTACCGCACCGGCCTGGCCGTCACCGGCCTGACCCTGCCCGATGCGCGCCCGCCCGAAGAGGTCAAGCCGGCCTTCGACGAGGTCAACGGCGCCCAGCAGGTCAAGGAACGCCTGATCAACGAAGCCCAGGCCTACGCGGCCAAAGTCGTGCCGGAAGCGCGCGGCCAGGCCTCGCGTGCCCGCACCACGGCCGAAGGTTACAAGCAGGCCGCCGTGGCCAAGGCCGAGGGTGACGCCGAACGCTTCACCCTGCTGCAGGCCCAGTACAAGGACGCCCCGGAAGTCACCCGCAAGCGCCTGTGGCTGGAAACCGTGCAGCAGGTGCTCGGCCAGAACCGCAAGATAATCGGGGGCGATGGCCGCCAGCTGATCTACGTGCCGATGCCCGGCGACACCCGCGGCGCTGCCGCACCGGCCGCACCGGCCGTGACCCCGGAAGTGATGCTGCCGTCGCTGCCGGCCAGCACGCCGGTGGATGGCGTGCGCAACACCGAACGCCCGACCACCCGCCCCACCGGTCGTGAAGGAGTCAGCCGATGA